From the genome of Spinacia oleracea cultivar Varoflay chromosome 2, BTI_SOV_V1, whole genome shotgun sequence, one region includes:
- the LOC110777664 gene encoding protein FAR1-RELATED SEQUENCE 5-like, with translation MVPANKRYLIRSHRHISKEQLAFLTTFTCSGTKLADILRAMRKEVGGEANLGFTVPDAYDAVLAEKKKNLDGCDSNQLIRWEATCTIMTDQCSAMDKAIREVFPKSRHRLCTWHIGENAVVNIKGVMAKEGFKRRFDYVLKYTDTVAEFEHYWNSLLADYNCAKHSWIIRLYSLKEKWCPAYNKEWFSGGVLSSQRSETTNHSISRRLHKTNGLCDFYKCFLDAIDEWRSKENNGNYNSSTGNKYYACSDNMLCMHARDVYTIAIYLIFEQRFIKAVGLRSERIRFEYPVSEYIVGHPTKDFIRHNVRFNELEMVVDCTCKSFGEIGILCSHILRVFIVHNVERIPNRYIMKRWTKQAMNTIVDEVEDRDNEVSVVSASVWRMQTIRSCIKVINEAQHCPAARKIVDAGVLDMSTKVKEYIGGVGGADVSSNHFVRNETLLDAFEPSTEPVLQEQIVEEPIVEEVIPAMIKNPPKRIKKNKKENEKSNERNVRPKGIVEKKSNKLKGWNKRRERHVDNLREETQSTDQRIINLPVGGVLVHPVSSNSQLETFIPDDYFGVHIHPL, from the exons ATGGTTCCTGCTAATAAGAGATACCTTATTAGGTCACATAGGCACATTTCAAAAGAACAGTTGGcttttcttactacttttacttGTAGTGGCACGAAGCTTGCTGATATTCTTAGAGCTATGAGGAAAGAAGTTGGTGGTGAGGCGAATTTAGGCTTCACTGTTCCCGATGCGTATGATGCTGTTTTGgcagagaagaagaaaaatttGGATGGTTGTGATTCAAATCAGTTGATCAGATG GGAAGCAACCTGTACTATCATGACTGATCAATGTTCTGCCATGGACAAGGCTATAAG GGAAGTGTTTCCAAAATCGAGGCATCGGTTGTGTACATGGCACATTGGAGAAAATGCTGTTGTAAACATCAAAGGTGTTATGGCCAAAGAAGGATTCAAACGTCGGtttgattatgttttgaaatATACTGACACAGTTGCTGAGTTCGAGCATTATTGGAATAG TCTTTTGGCTGATTACAATTGCGCTAAACATTCATGGATAATAAGGTTATATAGTTTGAAGGAGAAATGGTGTCCTGCATATAACAAAGAGTGGTTTTCTGGGGGTGTTTTGTCTTCTCAAAGGAGTGAGACTACAAATCATTCTATTTCTAGGAGGTTGCATAAAACCAATGGTTTATGTGATTTTTATAAGTGTTTTTTAGATGCCATTGATGAGTGGAGAAGTAAGGAGAACAACGGAAATTATAATTCTTCTACTGGTAATAAATATTATGCATGTTCTGATAACATGTTATGTATGCATGCCCGGGATGTGTACACCATTgcaatatatttgatatttgagCAACGATTCATCAAAGCTGTTGGTTTGAGGAGTGAACGGATTCGTTTTGAGTATCCAGTTTCTGAGTATATTGTTGGTCATCCTACAAAGGATTTCATTAGACACAATGTCAGATTTAATGAGTTAGAAATGGTTGTTGATTGTACTTGCAAGTCTTTTGGAGAAATAGGCATTCTTTGTTCTCATATCCTTCGAGTTTTTATCGTCCATAATGTTGAAAGGATTCCCAATCGATACATTATGAAGAGATGGACAAAACAGGCTATGAATACAATTGTTGATGAGGTAGAAGATAGAGATAATGAAGTAAGTGTTGTTTCTGCATCGGTGTGGAGGATGCAAACCATAAGGAGTTGCATTAAAGTTATAAATGAAGCTCAACACTGTCCCGCTGCAAGGAAGATTGTTGATGCGGGTGTGCTGGATATGTCAACTAAAGTTAAGGAGTACATTGGTGGAGTTGGAGGGGCTGATGTTTCATCAAACCATTTTGTGCGTAATGAAACTTTACTTGATGCTTTTGAGCCTTCAACAGAACCAGTATTGCAGGAACAGATTGTTGAGGAACCTATTGTTGAAGAAGTTATTCCAGCAATGATTAAAAATCCACCAAAGAGAATAAAGAAGAACAAGAAAGAGAATGAAAAGAGTAATGAGAGGAATGTTAGGCCAAAAGGAATTGTTGAGAagaaaagcaataaactaaaagGTTGGaacaaaagaagagaaagacaTGTTGATAATTTGAGAGAGGAAACTCAGTCTACTGATCAA CGTATCATAAACTTACCTGTTGGTGGTGTCTTGGTTCATCCAGTATCTTCAAATTCACAGTTGGAAACTTTTATTCCAGATGATTATTTTGGAGTGCACATACATCCCTTGTAG
- the LOC110781362 gene encoding protein FAR1-RELATED SEQUENCE 6-like produces the protein MRTSKEGEGVVGSKRRLQLNQVLELDGEEELLDDVGEYCSDDGFDEDDGVGDGVESEDGGVEEVEVGEERWEDDEDDVVDDYDEALDEGDELDEELCIENDDDLNEVNDDNYDESGEMGVGRNTTCMEDGDIGCPGDGDGVSTINADLYTTPTKRNKGPVLPTPSVGMSFANWEALNNYFRSYGEQQGFGVVCMGGNKSGVKDSETGKSSSLRTYVWRCECHGRPKYRRMVNGRVVTCAEEPILKRKTKKCSCPVMLYGARTKENLWVVKSVVTEHLNHIPTPTKSNHISMFRVRKITQTILKQIENDHDSGAPVAQIFNNLAGRRNGVENIGFTKKDVHNILNRRMRLRLRDGDAVAMINYLDKMTKDNQKIFHLHRLDKTGKLQDVMWVDARSRAAYEYFGDVVCFDSTYLTNKYELPFSNFVGVNHHGQTILLGCALVSHETAETFVWLFRAWLSCMGGKAPAAIMTDQDAAMRKAIRIAMPMPKTRHRWCMWHIIQKFSRKLGSMTDFPQIKVALQNVIYNSLTPVEFEEGWAEVVETFKLKEAKESYKWLVGLYNQREMWIPAYVKHIFWAGMQTTQRVESINSFFDGYLKKNTRLYQFAPRYCKAMESRANDEKAADVNCCRFTRSLVGEFAVERKFQKLYTDAKFVEVQIQCMRVCYVTPITSKVVSDVEVEHTVSDKVWVWSKFLRKEISLAGRKRIYVVLFNKETSFAKCDCKHFECHGIMCRHIIKVLDVEDVENVPVGYIVDRWRKDIQRKHTLVKVAYHDPEKTEEVKRYDRIMNAVEPAALCGSLSEQKLDLVIEGIMNIVLRLDESDALSAFGDNEAGALTSGGNRMAIVGPTTPGSVNKPPNSVGDDTTTLTPPIMVKDPVPRGGLKAHRTREKRFLQPGENKNSARKQVRKNKSVVPQDFPETSNCQNTCLPQHNYVQPPNTFHPGWGSHDQCGYSADYPPQMAGQVRGTMVYPQQNYNNGVSVQQFQVIFFVSFCTTHVIKCLLTVNNIYLTEIRMSVGGIRMTPEGGDVLLSQDRCGISMSQNISGGPIAQNRSGLHMSHNINGVQMSQNLSGVQISQMSQMSQNAGSIRYFTSNSSNRGGNYQEAGTHCMPANHNQHRHSFQVVNETSHGDHRSYQPTTKHLLQSNPGFLVNEGGCGTHSTHGASGNPVFTQDLLGCHDLTKN, from the exons ATGAGAACTTCTAAGGAGGGTGAAGGAGTGGTTGGAAGCAAAAGGAGGTTGCAATTAAACCAG GTTCTTGAATTGGATGGGGAGGAAGAGTTGTTGGATGATGTAGGGGAATATTGTAGTGATGATGGGTTTGACGAAGATGATGGGGTAGGTGATGGTGTAGAGTCTGAAGATGGTGGAGTTGAGGAGGTAGAAGTTGGTGAAGAACGTTGGGAAGATGACGAGGATGATGTTGTGGATGATTATGATGAAGCATTAGATGAAGGAGATGAATTAGATGAAGAATTGTGTATTGAAAATGATGATGACCTGAATGAGGTTAATGATGATAATTATGATGAATCCGGAGAAATGGGAGTGGGGCGAAACACTACTTGTATGGAGGATGGAGACATTGGATGCCCTGGTGATGGAGATGGGGTTTCAACCATTAACGCAGATTTGTATACAACTCCTACGAAGCGGAACAAAGGTCCCGTTCTACCGACCCCTTCTGTTGGAATGTCTTTTGCTAATTGGGAAGCATTGAATAACTATTTTCGATCCTATGGGGAGCAACAAGGTTTTGGTGTAGTGTGTATGGGAGGGAATAAGAGCGGGGTGAAAGACAGTGAAACGGGCAAATCGAGTTCCCTGAGGACCTATGTTTGGCGGTGTGAGTGTCATGGAAGGCCAAAATACCGGCGGATGGTGAATGGCAGGGTAGTTACCTGCGCAGAGGAACCAATTCTTAAGAGGAAGACGAAGAAGTGTAGTTGCCCTGTTATGCTATATGGGGCTCGGACCAAAGAGAATTTATGGGTTGTGAAGAGTGTTGTTACTGAACATTTGAACCACATTCCCACTCCTACCAAGTCCAACCATATTTCCATGTTCCGGGTCAGGAAAATTACTCAGACAATCCTGAAACAGATTGAAAATGATCACGATTCAGGTGCACCTGTGGCTCAGATTTTCAATAACTTAGCGGGAAGAAGGAATGGTGTAGAGAATATTGGTTTTACGAAAAAAGACGTGCATAATATTTTGAATAGGAGGATGCGATTAAGGCTACGAGATGGGGATGCTGTTGCGATGATAAATTATTTAGATAAAATGACAAAGGATAATCAAAAAATTTTCCATCTGCACCGGCTTGATAAAACAGGGAAGTTGCAGGATGTAATGTGGGTTGATGCTCGTAGCAGAGCCGCGTATGAGTACTTTGGGGATGTGGTTTGTTTTGACTCCACGTACTTGACAAACAAGTATGAGTTGCCATTTTCGAACTTTGTTGGGGTGAATCACCATGGGCAAACAATTTTGCTTGGATGTGCATTAGTGTCTCATGAAACCGCGGAAACGTTCGTTTGGCTCTTTAGGGCATGGTTGTCTTGTATGGGGGGTAAAGCTCCCGCTGCTATTATGACCGACCAGGATGCGGCTATGAGGAAGGCAATTAGAATAGCAATGCCAATGCCTAAAACCAGACATCGTTGGTGTATGTGGCATATTATACAGAAGTTCAGCCGAAAATTGGGTTCGATGACTGATTTTCCCCAAATAAAAGTTGCCCTACAGAATGTCATATACAACAGTTTGACCCCTGTTGAATTCGAAGAAGGTTGGGCTGAAGTGGTGGAAACTTTCAAGCTGAAGGAGGCTAAGGAAAGCTACAAGTGGCTAGTAG GGTTGTATAATCAGCGAGAAATGTGGATACCTGCATATGTGAAGCATATTTTTTGGGCGGGGATGCAGACGACTCAGAGGGTTGAGAGTATTAACAGTTTCTTCGACGGGTACTTGAAGAAGAATACGAGATTATATCAGTTTGCTCCTAGGTACTGCAAGGCCATGGAAAGTAGGGCCAATGATGAAAAAGCTGCTGATGTGAACTGCTGTCGTTTTACTCGGTCTTTGGTTGGAGAGTTTGCTGTGGAGAGGAAGTTCCAGAAACTATATACGGATGCGAAGTTCGTTGAAGTCCAGATCCAATGTATGCGGGTATGTTACGTAACACCTATTACTTCGAAAGTAGTTTCTGATgtggaggttgagcatacggtgTCTGACAAAGTATGGGTATGGTCCAAGTTCTTGAGAAAGGAAATATCTTTGGCAGGCCGGAAGCGTATATATGTCGTGCTGTTCAACAAGGAGACCTCTTTTGCAAAGTGTGACTGCAAACATTTCGAGTGCCACGGCATTATGTGTAGGCACATCATTAAGGTGTTGGACGTGGAGGATGTGGAAAATGTGCCTGTTGGATATATAGTTGACCGATGGAGGAAAGATATACAACGCAAGCACACTCTTGTGAAGGTTGCTTATCATGATCCCGAGAAAACAGAAGAAGTTAAGCGCTATGACCGGATTATGAATGCGGTGGAACCTGCTGCCCTCTGTGGATCACTTTCCGAGCAgaagttggatttggtcatagaAGGTATTATGAATATTGTGTTACGTCTTGATGAGAGTGATGCTCTTTCAGCATTTGGTGATAACGAAGCTGGTGCACTGACTTCCGGGGGGAACAGGATGGCGATTGTTGGTCCTACGACACCAGGCTCCGTTAACAAACCTCCAAACAGCGTTGGGGATGATACTACCACACTTACCCCCCCTATTATGGTTAAAGATCCTGTTCCGCGCGGTGGTTTAAAGGCTCACAGGACTCGTGAAAAAAGATTTTTACAACCAGGTGAGAATAAAAACTCCGCAAGGAAGCAAGTCAGGAAAAACAAGAGTGTTGTACCACAAGACTTTCCAGAAACCAGCAATTGTCAGAACACTTGCCTTCCTCAACACAACTACGTGCAGCCGCCAAACACCTTCCATCCTGGTTGGGGATCCCACGATCAATGT GGGTATAGTGCTGATTACCCGCCTCAAATGGCTGGGCAAGTAAGGGGGACTATGGTATACCCTCAGCAGAACTACAACAATGGGGTATCTGTTCAAcagtttcaggtgatttttttCGTGTCCTTTTGTACCACTCATGTTATTAAATGTTTATTAACCGTCAACAACATTTACCTT ACAGAAATTCGCATGTCTGTGGGTGGGATTCGTATGACCCCGGAGGGTGGTGACGTACTTTTGTCCCAAGACCGTTGTGGTATATCAATGTCACAAAACATATCTGGTGGTCCAATTGCCCAAAACCGATCCGGTTTACACATGTCCCACAACATTAATGGTGTGCAAATGTCGCAAAACTTGAGTGGAGTGCAAATATCTCAGATGTCGCAAATGTCCCAGAATGCTGGTTCCATTCGTTACTTCACCAGTAACAGCAGCAACAGAGGTGGAAATTATCAAGAGGCCGGGACTCATTGTATGCCTGCAAATCATAACCAGCACCGGCATAGTTTCCAGGTTGTGAACGAAACCTCCCATGGGGATCACCGTAGTTATCAACCAACTACTAAACACTTGTTGCAGTCCAATCCGGGTTTTTTAGTCAATGAGGGTGGGTGTGGAACGCATTCTACACATGGCGCCAGTGGTAATCCAGTATTCACTCAAGACCTGCTCGGTTGTCATGACCTTACGAAGAATTAG